A genomic stretch from Seriola aureovittata isolate HTS-2021-v1 ecotype China chromosome 13, ASM2101889v1, whole genome shotgun sequence includes:
- the lgals3b gene encoding galectin-3b: MRSLLVPAHLRPLAGEVEQVVHTSQGRWFDAQFLLSTEAHYCVHVLQKLLVVLDRGGANSASQPGSSLLTVPWKHFLRVGEAGGLKQAPVPLRLSVCLRLSGELRSQPSRMDLSDALGDWPSGGNQSAGGGPWPGQPNNPTWPGQPPAANPTWPGGPSGGGGVWPGGNPSQPTWPSPSPQPAVPGGWPSPSPGPGPGPGPGPGPGPGPGPTHPTAPQQNLTVPHQQNLPSGVYDKLLITIAGTIKPNADKITVDMSTANDLAFHFNPRFNESGRKVIVRNSCIGKKWGKEERDLQNFPFVQGQPFEMKILCTSREFKVAVNNSHLLEFKHRITDLRSINKLNIYYDLNLTKVHMESLH, translated from the exons ATGAGGTCCCTGCTCGTCCCCGCCCACCTCAGACCGCTCGCCGGCgaggtagagcaggtcgtcCACACGTCGCAGGGTCGGTGGTTCGATGCCCAGTTCCTCCTGTCCACAGAGGC TCATTACTGCGTCCACGTCCTCCAGAAGCTGCTTGTTGTCCTGGACCGCGGCGGCGCCAACAG tgcgtcccagccgggttcatcactCTTAactgtcccctggaaacacttccttcGTGTT GGCGAGGCTGGAGGACTTAAACAGGCTCCTGTTCCTCTCagactcagtgtgtgtctgcggcTCTCAGGTGAACTCAG ATCGCAGCCGAGCAGGATGGAT CTCTCAGACGCTCTTGGTGATTGGCCCTCTGGTGGCAACCAATCCGCAGGTGGCGGCCCTTGGCCTGGACAACCCAACAATCCCACCTGGCCAG GTCAGCCGCCTGCTGCCAACCCCACCTGGCCCGGAGGTCCGTCTGGAGGTGGAGGCGTGTGGCCTGGAGGAAACCCCAGCCAGCCCACCTGgccctccccctccccacaaCCTGCAGTACCTGGAGGATGGCCCAGTCCCtcacctggacctggacctggacctggacctggacctggacctggacctggacctggacccaCCCATCCCACTGCCCCACAACAGAATCTG ACGGTGCCGCACCAACAGAATCTGCCCAGTGGAGTTTATGACAAACTGCTGATCACCATCGCTGGAACCATCAAACCCAACGCTGACAA GATCACAGTGGATATGTCCACCGCGAACGACCTGGCCTTCCACTTCAACCCTCGCTTCAATGAGAGCGGCAGGAAGGTGATCGTCAGGAACAGCTGCATCGGCAAGAAGTGGGGCAAAGAGGAGCGAGACCTGCAGAACTTCCCCTTCGTCCAGGGGCAGCCGTTCGAG ATGAAGATCCTGTGCACCAGCAGAGAGTTTAAGGTGGCCGTCAACAACTCTCACCTGCTGGAGTTCAAACACCGGATCACCGACCTGAGATCcatcaacaaactgaacatCTACTATGACCTCAACCTTACCAAGGTCCACATGGAGTCCTTACACTGA